The genomic region GCCTCTCCTACGAGTGCGCGGAGACCGTCGCCGCGCAGCTGCGGCCCGGGATGACGGAGCGGGAGGCCGCGCGGATGCAGCGGGAGTGGCTGCGCGAGCGCGGGGTGCGCGACTGGTTCCACCTGCCCTTCGCCTGGTTCGGTGACCGCACCGCCTTCGCGAACTTCAAGATCCCGCTGCAGTTCTTCCCGACCAACCGGAAGCTGGAGCCGGGGATGCCCTTCATCCTCGACATGGCACCGGTCTACAAGGGCTACGCGGCCGACATCGGCTACTCGGGGAGCCTCGGGCTCAATCCGGTGCAGGACCGGCTCATGTCGGATCTGCAGGCCCACCGCGCGCTGATACTGGAGCAGGTGCGTGAGCGCCGCTCGCTGCGCGAGATCTATGAGAACGTCGAGCGGCTCATGAACCGGCAGGGGTACGCCAACCGGCACCGCGCCTACCCGTTCGGGGTGATCGCGCACAAGATCGACCGGGTCAAGGAGCGGCGCTGGTCGCCGACGGCCTTCGGGTTCGGCACCCAGTCCCTCAAGGGGCTGGCGTCCGACGCCCTGCACGGGCACCGTGAGGGCTGGTCCCCGCTGTGGAGTCCGTACCACTTCTCCGACCATCCGCCGCAGCCCGGCCTGTGGGCGGTGGAGCCGCACCTGGGCTTCCGGGGCACCGGCGCGAAGTTCGAGGAGATCCTGGTCGTCAC from Streptomyces sp. NBC_00190 harbors:
- a CDS encoding M24 family metallopeptidase, with protein sequence MAGDDFHGFREVQRLSYECAETVAAQLRPGMTEREAARMQREWLRERGVRDWFHLPFAWFGDRTAFANFKIPLQFFPTNRKLEPGMPFILDMAPVYKGYAADIGYSGSLGLNPVQDRLMSDLQAHRALILEQVRERRSLREIYENVERLMNRQGYANRHRAYPFGVIAHKIDRVKERRWSPTAFGFGTQSLKGLASDALHGHREGWSPLWSPYHFSDHPPQPGLWAVEPHLGFRGTGAKFEEILVVTDSRDPEETAFWLDDDLPHVRRWAEEKAA